From Oncorhynchus mykiss isolate Arlee chromosome 6, USDA_OmykA_1.1, whole genome shotgun sequence, the proteins below share one genomic window:
- the lcn15 gene encoding lipocalin-15 has translation MFLVVTVFSVMLWTQCINADIHPQQDFDLQRFSGQWYRVGLAYDSPEFVPWRSYVQVSNGNVTSDMDGNANLTIWGTGLKGCMCRVYYYQKTDLPGQFNYFSDRHQILKDITVVESNYTEYGLVVKYKKIVKEFSQVSLYGRSPTLRKELVERFRNYSLSLGFSADSILTPSFVDPCSDCGH, from the exons ATGTTTTTAGTGGTGACCGTCTTCAGCGTGATGCTATGGACTCAGTGTATCAATGCTGATATTCATCCACAACAGGACTTTGATCTACAAAGG TTTTCAGGACAGTGGTATCGTGTTGGCCTGGCATATGACTCGCCAGAATTTGTGCCATGGAGAAGTTATGTGCAGGTCTCCAATGGGAATGTAACCTCTGATATGGATGGCAATGCCAACCTAACCATATGGGGGACAGG GTTAAAAGGTTGCATGTGTCGTGTGTACTACTACCAGAAGACTGACCTCCCAGGCCAGTTCAACTACTTTAGTGACC GCCATCAGATATTGAAGGACATCACCGTGGTAGAGAGCAATTACACTGAATATGGTCTGGTGGTGAAATACAAGAAGATTGTGAAAGAATTCTCCCAGGTGTCTCTTTATG GTCGCTCTCCAACGCTGAGAAAAGAATTGGTGGAGAGATTTAGAAACTATTCTCTGTCTCTGGGCTTCTCTGCAGACTCCATTCTGACCCCATCGTTCGTAG ATCCCTGCTCTGATTGCGGGCATTAA